Proteins encoded together in one Vibrio lentus window:
- a CDS encoding OmpP1/FadL family transporter, translating into MNKTFTYSLAATAIFTSLNAFASGLFLQEAVVANAGTTGAGDGVYTRSAAAMWTNPATMSHMGESKTTINTMAFDLEMQYQDNQDSSGDGKGHSVLPSFGAFHAHQVTDKLHLGIALGAVGGSSLDYGSDWAGAVLLEDITLTAMQVNPSLSYKLNDQWSVGAGIQLSWAALQQSSSLFIAKQDTDWAYGYNLGVMYTPTEKLKLGASYRSKLEHEFNNDVNVFTGGKRSLNTGIDVPELVDVSASYALNSQLDLLASIQFHRWSQWDSTVLDLGTNQNGNLPISQTLERDWDDVWKFAVGADYQLNSDWRLKAGFSYETSPQDDPTMQYVDLPVGEQYRYSVGASTYWDDILIDVFYEYADLGSVDMDRFMVDGSFDGRIHFVGVSATF; encoded by the coding sequence ATGAACAAAACTTTTACTTACTCGCTAGCTGCCACCGCAATTTTTACAAGTTTAAATGCTTTCGCAAGTGGTCTATTTTTACAAGAAGCTGTCGTCGCCAATGCTGGTACTACCGGCGCCGGGGACGGTGTTTATACTCGCTCTGCTGCTGCAATGTGGACGAACCCTGCCACGATGTCTCATATGGGCGAAAGCAAAACGACCATCAATACCATGGCGTTTGATCTTGAGATGCAATATCAAGACAACCAAGATTCTAGCGGTGATGGTAAAGGGCACTCAGTGCTTCCTTCATTTGGTGCGTTTCATGCACATCAAGTAACAGACAAACTGCACCTTGGCATTGCGCTTGGCGCTGTCGGTGGCTCAAGCCTTGATTACGGTAGCGATTGGGCAGGTGCTGTACTTCTAGAAGATATTACTCTAACTGCAATGCAAGTGAACCCATCACTCAGTTATAAGCTGAATGACCAATGGTCTGTTGGCGCAGGTATTCAATTGAGTTGGGCTGCATTACAACAGTCATCTTCTCTTTTTATAGCCAAGCAAGACACTGACTGGGCTTATGGTTATAACCTTGGTGTAATGTATACACCAACAGAGAAGTTAAAGCTGGGTGCGAGTTACCGCTCGAAACTAGAGCACGAATTCAACAATGATGTGAATGTCTTTACTGGCGGTAAACGTTCATTGAATACTGGTATTGATGTACCCGAACTCGTTGATGTCAGTGCAAGCTACGCATTGAATTCTCAATTAGATTTATTGGCAAGCATCCAGTTTCACCGTTGGAGCCAATGGGATAGTACGGTTTTAGATCTAGGTACAAACCAAAACGGTAATCTGCCGATTAGTCAGACTTTAGAGCGCGACTGGGATGATGTGTGGAAGTTTGCGGTTGGTGCTGATTATCAGCTTAACTCAGACTGGCGTCTAAAAGCCGGCTTCTCTTACGAAACCTCTCCGCAAGACGACCCAACAATGCAGTATGTTGACCTTCCAGTAGGCGAGCAATATCGCTACTCGGTAGGCGCGTCTACTTACTGGGATGATATTTTAATCGACGTGTTCTACGAATACGCGGACTTAGGGTCGGTTGATATGGACAGATTTATGGTAGATGGTTCGTTCGATGGCCGTATCCACTTCGTTGGCGTTAGCGCGACTTTCTAA
- a CDS encoding Ig-like domain-containing protein, which produces MTTPVKCESYEVEILKEFNKPYLCGLITLALFGCQSEDPTQEPVSVLVPYNINELPKPNDGYGYDDDGTITGVGEDVAAMSSTNDAYYQDYNNSYAALDGWGLCAEPILIPLQSVNSDKRYPLNNESLAGNVVLIDNVTGEEVDTKISADGSNITIQCESGLKEGTTYSIVVTDGVKTEFEEPLKADSSFDELIYSGVPLESDKELGLQEQVLSAIDSYYALYPDKGIPVYAAQFKTQSSYSSLDAMRDNHVKFNTKFLDGYEKVREFNGDYNQYSKKLRIPSYLPFTQARESECLIDEFDPKENCPPLYEWITNADGGFPTAEMSAPKVIEFLNITADIYLPNYEDTPRPKETSTGFPTVVFIHGVTAERGTASLMAAEYTKKGYAVVAIDMPYHGERMRYDNTDSDGEGTGVEISARANKAFFINIDSPLALRSNLQQSVSDFLGLRYALSQEGWVDNNNVHLIGQSLGGIMSVMVSEFSQVSPDFHSKSDFGFNTVNFVVPGQGLTNLVLSSQTLGPEMSEGVKKSPDVQRGIAETVIPDTCTVEATNQQCIEALREFVELSSDNALLVSQLENDIFDLVVTDLKQGVQATIDSADPASFISRQVAAQQPTLLLAAVGDCGETCDVGVDYVPDSVIPNTAPDNIRTGTEPLITALGLDPITGTTRNTDEPRGVVRTTTGGHGTYLFPYEGPVDENGLPGMPGENMADVREAVDTQQVAVASMVMTDGSLVVINNEDHIETEVSQDEE; this is translated from the coding sequence ATGACCACACCAGTTAAATGCGAAAGCTACGAGGTAGAAATTTTGAAAGAATTCAATAAGCCATATTTATGTGGACTAATAACGCTAGCCTTATTCGGCTGTCAGTCGGAAGACCCGACTCAAGAGCCCGTTTCAGTATTAGTGCCCTACAACATAAATGAGTTACCAAAACCGAACGACGGTTACGGGTATGACGACGACGGAACTATCACTGGAGTCGGTGAAGACGTTGCAGCAATGTCATCGACTAACGACGCGTATTATCAAGATTACAATAACTCATACGCAGCTTTAGACGGCTGGGGGCTTTGTGCAGAACCGATTTTAATTCCTCTACAAAGTGTTAATTCTGATAAGCGTTATCCACTAAATAACGAATCCTTAGCCGGGAATGTTGTATTAATTGATAACGTAACCGGTGAGGAAGTTGATACTAAAATATCAGCTGACGGTTCCAATATTACTATTCAATGCGAATCAGGATTAAAAGAAGGAACGACGTATTCGATCGTTGTAACTGATGGGGTAAAAACTGAATTTGAAGAACCTCTAAAAGCAGACTCTAGTTTTGATGAATTGATTTATTCAGGTGTTCCGCTAGAAAGCGATAAAGAACTAGGTCTTCAAGAGCAAGTCTTGAGTGCAATTGATTCATATTATGCATTATATCCAGATAAGGGTATTCCTGTATATGCAGCGCAATTTAAAACTCAGAGTTCATATTCGTCACTGGATGCGATGAGAGACAATCATGTCAAGTTCAACACCAAATTTTTAGATGGTTATGAGAAAGTTCGAGAGTTTAATGGAGATTACAATCAATATTCTAAGAAGTTAAGAATACCGTCGTATTTACCTTTTACTCAGGCTCGAGAATCCGAGTGCCTTATTGATGAGTTTGATCCGAAAGAAAACTGCCCACCACTCTATGAATGGATCACTAATGCCGACGGTGGTTTTCCTACTGCTGAGATGTCAGCCCCTAAAGTAATAGAATTCCTCAACATAACGGCTGATATTTATTTGCCAAATTACGAAGATACTCCAAGGCCAAAAGAGACATCGACTGGATTTCCAACAGTAGTATTCATCCATGGTGTGACGGCGGAGCGCGGCACCGCTTCTTTGATGGCTGCGGAATATACAAAAAAAGGTTATGCCGTTGTTGCGATTGACATGCCATATCACGGAGAACGTATGCGTTACGACAATACTGACTCTGATGGTGAAGGTACAGGAGTTGAAATAAGCGCTCGAGCAAATAAAGCGTTTTTCATCAATATAGATTCGCCTTTAGCACTGCGTTCTAATCTTCAACAGTCTGTATCTGATTTCTTGGGGCTTCGCTATGCGTTAAGCCAAGAAGGCTGGGTTGATAACAATAACGTTCACTTAATTGGGCAGTCGTTGGGTGGGATCATGTCGGTGATGGTAAGTGAGTTCAGCCAAGTCAGTCCTGATTTTCACTCTAAGTCCGATTTCGGATTCAACACGGTGAACTTTGTTGTTCCGGGGCAAGGGCTAACGAACTTGGTTCTGTCTTCTCAAACCTTAGGCCCTGAAATGTCTGAAGGTGTTAAGAAGTCTCCAGATGTTCAGCGTGGCATTGCTGAAACGGTGATACCCGATACCTGTACAGTGGAGGCAACAAATCAACAATGTATTGAAGCACTTAGAGAGTTTGTCGAACTGTCATCTGATAACGCTCTGCTTGTTAGTCAGTTAGAGAATGACATTTTTGATTTGGTTGTGACAGACCTTAAACAAGGGGTTCAAGCCACAATTGATAGTGCTGACCCTGCTAGCTTCATCTCTCGTCAAGTTGCAGCTCAACAACCCACTCTTTTGTTAGCGGCCGTCGGAGATTGTGGTGAAACCTGTGATGTAGGTGTTGATTATGTTCCAGATAGCGTTATTCCAAATACCGCCCCAGACAATATTCGCACTGGTACCGAGCCACTAATTACTGCCCTTGGCTTAGACCCCATAACAGGTACGACTCGGAATACGGATGAACCACGTGGAGTCGTAAGAACAACGACGGGTGGACATGGTACGTACTTATTCCCGTATGAAGGCCCTGTAGATGAAAATGGCTTGCCGGGAATGCCAGGTGAAAACATGGCAGACGTTCGTGAAGCTGTAGATACTCAGCAAGTTGCTGTTGCTTCGATGGTAATGACTGACGGTTCGCTAGTTGTCATCAATAACGAAGATCATATCGAAACAGAGGTGTCTCAAGATGAAGAATAA
- a CDS encoding winged helix-turn-helix domain-containing protein produces the protein MSAEFIINDDIQVNLEESEIHHFKTGRTYPIGSNESELLKYFISRPNEVITRQVLIEQVWVSKGIYVEDGSLMQTISICRKALEDKTGMIIVTERGKGYRFAGQVTQDKERALQKIKRRQQSEEAEQQTVNSNEENTKAESAAPVDKKNNLLTLIALFIIAAVCSHYLFTYLDRNSLVEELTGQHFLSCKIASDEFTFNELNNVTLYEHKGRKIIIDNSGKSLSFPSDFTGVTCE, from the coding sequence ATGTCTGCTGAATTCATTATCAATGATGATATACAGGTCAATTTAGAAGAGAGTGAAATCCATCACTTCAAGACGGGCCGTACCTACCCAATAGGTTCTAATGAGTCAGAGTTACTCAAATATTTTATCTCTAGACCGAATGAAGTGATCACTCGCCAAGTTCTAATCGAGCAAGTGTGGGTGTCCAAAGGTATATATGTAGAAGATGGCAGCTTAATGCAGACTATCTCCATTTGTCGCAAAGCTTTAGAAGATAAGACCGGAATGATCATTGTCACTGAACGCGGTAAAGGTTACCGATTTGCAGGGCAAGTAACGCAAGACAAAGAACGCGCATTACAAAAAATAAAACGACGACAGCAATCAGAAGAAGCTGAACAACAAACAGTTAACTCTAATGAAGAAAACACCAAAGCTGAATCAGCCGCCCCTGTAGATAAGAAAAACAATCTATTGACACTGATAGCCTTGTTTATAATTGCCGCTGTTTGTTCTCACTACCTATTCACATATTTAGATAGAAATAGCTTAGTGGAAGAGCTCACTGGTCAGCATTTTCTTTCTTGTAAAATAGCATCAGACGAGTTTACTTTTAATGAGCTGAATAACGTTACTCTTTATGAGCATAAAGGACGAAAAATCATCATCGATAATTCAGGAAAATCTTTAAGCTTCCCTAGTGATTTTACAGGAGTAACTTGTGAATAA
- a CDS encoding bifunctional aspartate transaminase/aspartate 4-decarboxylase, whose translation MKRTDEKRLETLSPFEIKNTLIDLAQNTHEKSMINAGRGNPNWVATAPREAFFQLGMFALEESKSNFSGYEGFGGMGVQQDISLRFLQFCEKHEDQEGVQFLIEAFQFITEQYQVDGDALIDEWVEGILGNNYPVPDRMLKYSELIARKYIEQEMAGSQPLPAGKFDLFAVEGGTAAMVYIFNTLKSNRLLNKGDTIAIGAPIFTPYIEMPELEDYSLNKVEIMATEESAWQIPDSELEKLNDPSVKAFFLVNPSNPASVRLSDETLFKIAEIANRRPELILLTDDVYGTFADNFTSLAMLAPKNTILVYSYSKYFGATGWRLGVIGVHEDSNFDRMIADLPEQTRDTLTARYQGISLEPSKIKFIDRLVADSRAVALNHTAGLSTPQQIQMTMFSLLSLMQGGEEYKRLAKQIVRRRYNTLMQKNLATPTIAEGDKTGAFYYVEIDLKEIAQTIHSEGFFSWLEETYEPLDFLVRLAEEHGVIVMPGAGFDAPTWSLRVSLANLEEAQYSNITDAMNTVMQSYVARYEALCSQAAK comes from the coding sequence ATGAAACGCACAGATGAAAAACGCCTAGAAACACTAAGCCCATTTGAAATCAAAAACACACTGATCGACCTTGCGCAAAACACACATGAAAAATCGATGATCAATGCTGGTCGTGGTAATCCAAACTGGGTCGCAACTGCACCACGTGAAGCCTTCTTCCAATTAGGTATGTTTGCACTTGAAGAGTCAAAATCGAACTTCTCCGGGTATGAAGGCTTTGGTGGTATGGGAGTTCAACAAGATATTAGCCTGCGCTTTCTTCAGTTTTGTGAAAAACATGAAGATCAAGAAGGTGTTCAGTTCTTGATCGAAGCTTTCCAATTCATCACCGAACAGTACCAAGTAGACGGTGATGCACTTATTGATGAATGGGTTGAAGGTATTCTAGGTAACAATTACCCAGTACCTGATCGTATGCTCAAGTATTCAGAACTTATTGCTCGTAAATACATCGAGCAAGAAATGGCAGGCTCTCAGCCGCTACCTGCTGGCAAATTTGACTTATTTGCAGTTGAAGGTGGTACCGCAGCAATGGTCTACATCTTCAATACATTGAAGAGCAACCGCTTATTAAACAAAGGCGACACGATTGCGATTGGCGCGCCAATTTTCACGCCTTACATCGAGATGCCAGAGCTTGAAGATTACTCACTAAACAAAGTGGAAATCATGGCAACAGAAGAATCAGCGTGGCAGATCCCTGATTCTGAATTAGAGAAATTAAACGATCCAAGCGTGAAAGCGTTCTTCTTGGTAAACCCTAGTAACCCAGCATCAGTAAGATTAAGTGACGAGACGCTCTTCAAGATCGCAGAAATTGCTAACCGTCGTCCTGAACTCATCTTACTGACTGACGATGTTTATGGCACCTTTGCAGATAACTTCACTTCATTAGCGATGCTTGCTCCGAAGAACACGATTCTTGTGTACTCGTACTCTAAGTATTTTGGTGCAACAGGTTGGCGTTTAGGCGTAATTGGCGTTCACGAAGACAGTAACTTCGACCGTATGATTGCAGACCTCCCGGAGCAAACCAGAGACACATTAACAGCACGATACCAAGGCATTTCCCTTGAACCGAGTAAGATTAAATTTATTGACCGTTTGGTGGCTGACAGCCGTGCTGTTGCACTGAACCATACAGCTGGCCTTTCAACACCTCAGCAAATCCAAATGACGATGTTCTCGTTGTTGTCATTGATGCAAGGTGGTGAAGAATACAAGCGCTTGGCTAAGCAGATTGTACGTCGTCGATACAATACTTTGATGCAGAAAAACCTAGCAACGCCAACCATTGCTGAAGGCGATAAAACAGGTGCGTTTTATTATGTAGAGATTGACCTGAAAGAAATCGCTCAAACAATTCACAGCGAGGGTTTCTTCTCTTGGTTAGAAGAAACCTACGAACCGCTAGACTTCTTGGTTCGTCTTGCAGAAGAGCATGGTGTGATTGTAATGCCAGGGGCGGGCTTTGATGCACCAACTTGGTCGCTACGAGTATCTCTTGCAAACCTCGAAGAAGCGCAATATTCAAACATCACAGATGCGATGAATACGGTAATGCAAAGCTACGTTGCACGTTACGAAGCTCTGTGTTCTCAAGCAGCTAAGTAA
- the aspT gene encoding aspartate-alanine antiporter, which produces MSFIIEQLRDYPFIALFLSLGLGYLIGKIKIGKFELGGIAGSLLVAVALGQIGGIAISNEVKSIFFALFIFMVGYNGGPQFFSSFRLSSLTRLFASFVMTFIGLITVVLLAKWAGLDKGLAAGLAAGGLTQSAIIGTAGNAIDQLNLAPDVTSTLKTNVAVGYSITYIFGSLGPILMMSLIPMVMGWNITKEAKKLAEQMGSGSKQLNEGEFVALNRVSSRAYQVTANSMFIGKSVVELEEAFNADLTIEAIYRINENTDSNLDIASNPILAAGDKVYLTGLTQAFPKVTSLGVELGEFSEENNVVHTQQKVVLTNKILAGITLRRLHDETNARIRRGVYIAQLSRMGHDISTLPETELHLGDEITLVGQKEDLAKVVKKIGYNSPLASVTDFVTMSFGMVLGYLIGEIGFTIGGSHIALGSGLGCLVSGLLVGYLRMRTPRLGSINHGAANFMQTFGLAVFVAVVGINAGAPALTAIKQNGVTLLLLGVLVTLIPQILTFLFNYYVLKIKNPVEALAVVAGSRSANPAFASLLEKTQNSTPVPSFTMTYAVANIFLTLWGPIIINLITKIS; this is translated from the coding sequence ATGTCATTTATAATTGAACAATTAAGAGACTATCCATTCATAGCTCTTTTTCTCTCATTAGGTCTTGGTTACCTAATTGGCAAAATAAAAATAGGTAAATTTGAACTTGGCGGTATTGCTGGTTCACTTCTGGTAGCCGTTGCACTTGGACAAATTGGTGGAATCGCAATTTCTAATGAAGTGAAAAGTATCTTCTTTGCTTTATTTATTTTTATGGTGGGTTACAACGGCGGTCCGCAGTTTTTCTCATCATTTCGCCTTTCATCGTTAACCCGTTTATTCGCATCCTTTGTGATGACGTTTATCGGATTAATCACGGTCGTTCTTCTCGCTAAATGGGCAGGGCTAGACAAAGGCTTAGCAGCTGGTTTGGCGGCTGGTGGCTTAACACAATCGGCGATCATTGGTACTGCGGGTAACGCGATTGACCAACTAAACCTGGCTCCAGATGTAACCTCAACGCTTAAAACAAACGTGGCTGTTGGTTACTCGATCACATACATCTTCGGCTCACTGGGCCCAATTTTGATGATGTCTCTTATCCCTATGGTTATGGGCTGGAACATCACCAAAGAAGCGAAAAAGCTCGCTGAGCAGATGGGCTCTGGCAGCAAGCAATTAAACGAAGGTGAGTTTGTTGCTTTAAACCGAGTATCTTCACGCGCTTACCAAGTAACTGCGAACTCAATGTTTATTGGCAAAAGTGTTGTTGAACTAGAAGAAGCCTTCAATGCTGATCTCACCATCGAAGCGATCTATCGCATCAACGAAAATACCGATTCTAATTTAGATATTGCAAGCAACCCTATCTTAGCGGCAGGCGACAAAGTTTATCTAACGGGGTTAACTCAAGCCTTTCCCAAAGTGACGTCACTTGGTGTTGAACTGGGTGAATTCAGCGAAGAAAACAACGTCGTTCATACACAACAAAAAGTCGTACTCACCAATAAGATATTGGCCGGTATTACTCTGCGCAGGCTTCACGACGAAACCAATGCACGTATTCGCCGCGGCGTTTATATCGCTCAACTGTCACGTATGGGACACGACATCTCAACACTGCCTGAAACAGAGTTGCACTTAGGTGACGAGATTACCCTTGTCGGTCAAAAAGAAGACCTGGCTAAAGTAGTGAAAAAAATCGGTTACAACAGCCCGCTCGCGAGTGTAACTGACTTCGTAACCATGTCGTTCGGTATGGTACTGGGTTACCTCATCGGCGAAATCGGCTTCACCATTGGTGGCTCTCATATCGCTCTGGGTTCAGGTTTAGGTTGTCTGGTTTCCGGTCTGCTTGTGGGTTATCTAAGAATGCGCACTCCACGCTTAGGCAGTATTAACCACGGCGCTGCTAATTTCATGCAGACATTTGGCCTAGCGGTATTTGTTGCGGTAGTTGGTATCAATGCAGGTGCTCCTGCGTTAACAGCCATCAAACAAAATGGCGTAACGCTGCTGTTACTTGGCGTGTTAGTGACCCTGATTCCTCAGATCCTAACGTTCCTATTCAACTACTACGTGTTGAAAATCAAAAACCCAGTTGAAGCCCTAGCGGTTGTAGCCGGTAGCCGCAGTGCAAACCCTGCATTCGCATCGCTACTAGAAAAAACACAAAACAGCACACCAGTGCCAAGTTTCACGATGACTTATGCGGTTGCCAATATCTTCCTCACCTTATGGGGTCCGATCATTATCAACCTAATTACCAAAATATCGTAA
- a CDS encoding response regulator, producing MTICKVMLVDDHPLMRRGISQLLSFEDEFEVIAEASNGTEAVALAHEEEPDLILLDLNMKGMSGLDTLKALRTDGSSANIVILTVSDSPADIEAIVKAGADGYLLKDTEPDELIELLKQAHSGDKAYSSVVSRYLNDADSRNDIFDQLTERETQILQEVAKGYRNKQIADHLFISESTVKVHMKSLLKKLQVPSRTAATVLYLERYGEMK from the coding sequence TTGACGATTTGTAAAGTAATGCTGGTCGATGATCATCCATTGATGCGCCGAGGTATAAGCCAATTACTAAGCTTTGAAGACGAATTTGAAGTGATTGCAGAAGCGAGCAATGGCACCGAAGCCGTTGCACTTGCTCACGAAGAAGAACCTGATTTGATCCTTTTGGATCTGAATATGAAAGGGATGTCTGGATTAGATACCCTAAAAGCACTTCGTACCGATGGTTCAAGCGCTAACATTGTCATCTTAACCGTATCGGATAGCCCTGCAGATATAGAAGCTATTGTAAAAGCGGGCGCTGATGGTTACTTGTTGAAAGACACTGAACCCGATGAGCTCATTGAACTGCTTAAGCAAGCACACAGCGGCGATAAAGCCTATAGCAGTGTCGTTTCTCGTTACCTAAATGATGCTGACAGTCGTAATGATATCTTTGACCAACTGACTGAGCGTGAAACTCAGATCCTTCAAGAAGTTGCGAAAGGTTACCGTAACAAGCAAATTGCTGATCATCTGTTCATTTCTGAATCGACAGTTAAGGTACATATGAAGAGCTTGCTGAAGAAGCTGCAGGTACCTTCACGTACGGCTGCAACGGTTCTTTATCTAGAACGTTACGGTGAAATGAAGTAG
- a CDS encoding IS4 family transposase has protein sequence MRDIQILQQTIQNQCPSIHKKRVSSLILATKSVLDGSDLTLTKLGRKLETNTTVKHAIKRVDRLLGNRQLHREKDLIYKWHAYLITGANPCPVILVDWSDVREQLRYMTLRASVALDGRAVTIFEQVFEYGQYNSPKSHQTFLDKLQSILPNKISPIIVSDAGFRNTWFRQVQEKGWFWLGRVRGEVSIKQPQKPWVSNKTFYPNAVHKPKYLGNCLLAKRSPISCEAYVYKGLEKGRKAQRHSRTSQKHSATHLYQRSAKEPWLLATNVPRHILNEVQITNLYAKRMQIEEAFRDLKSTAYGIALRHNRTRCTKRLDILLLIALLAEILMWWNGLIAVQAKWHFDFQANSIKHRRVLSIPRLGREVRNHRRYQINESQYQWGMFEYQRLTHNAGLGKL, from the coding sequence ATGCGCGACATTCAGATTCTACAACAAACCATACAAAACCAATGCCCCTCCATTCACAAAAAACGCGTTAGTTCTCTGATACTTGCTACAAAAAGTGTACTTGACGGCTCAGACTTAACGCTGACTAAACTAGGTCGCAAACTAGAAACTAATACCACGGTAAAACATGCGATCAAACGCGTTGATAGACTGCTTGGAAATCGCCAACTACATCGTGAAAAAGACCTTATTTATAAATGGCATGCCTACTTAATAACGGGCGCTAACCCATGCCCTGTGATCCTTGTGGATTGGTCTGATGTTCGTGAACAACTTCGTTATATGACGTTAAGAGCATCCGTTGCACTTGATGGTCGAGCCGTCACAATCTTTGAACAAGTTTTTGAGTATGGCCAATACAATTCACCGAAAAGTCACCAAACATTCCTCGATAAATTGCAGAGTATTTTGCCGAATAAAATCAGTCCGATCATCGTTTCTGATGCGGGTTTTAGAAATACTTGGTTCCGCCAAGTTCAGGAGAAAGGTTGGTTTTGGTTAGGTCGTGTCCGAGGTGAAGTATCAATCAAACAACCTCAAAAACCTTGGGTCTCAAATAAAACCTTTTATCCAAACGCTGTCCATAAACCCAAATATCTTGGCAACTGCTTATTAGCAAAGAGATCACCGATATCTTGTGAAGCCTATGTTTATAAGGGATTAGAAAAAGGCCGAAAAGCCCAGCGCCATAGTAGAACCAGCCAAAAACACTCCGCTACACATCTCTATCAACGCAGTGCAAAGGAGCCGTGGCTACTCGCGACTAATGTCCCTCGACATATCTTAAATGAAGTACAAATTACCAATCTGTACGCCAAGCGTATGCAGATAGAAGAAGCCTTCCGCGATCTAAAGAGTACCGCCTATGGGATCGCACTTCGTCACAACAGAACTCGCTGTACTAAGCGATTAGATATCCTGCTTCTTATTGCGTTGCTCGCTGAAATCTTGATGTGGTGGAATGGCCTAATTGCAGTACAAGCCAAATGGCATTTTGACTTCCAAGCCAACAGCATTAAACACCGCCGAGTTCTATCCATACCTCGTCTAGGGAGAGAGGTACGAAATCATCGGCGATATCAAATTAATGAATCCCAATATCAATGGGGAATGTTCGAATATCAAAGGCTCACACACAACGCAGGACTAGGGAAATTATGA
- the dcuC gene encoding anaerobic C4-dicarboxylate transporter DcuC translates to MLELLIGLVITIAVGYFIVKGYKAAGVLLTAGLALLLITGLVGHTVLPAKVASTGNMVTDALEFVKYMLQYRGGGLGMQIMLLCGFASYMTHIGANNVVVKQFSKPLAAIKSPYVLLVAAYIVACLMSLAVSSATGLGVLLMATLFPMMTAMGISRPAAVAVCASPAAIILSPTSGDVVIAAEKSGMSLDVFAVQTVLPVSICAIIVMAAAAFFWNKYLDKKENTPMEKVDVSDIETTAPAFYAALPFLPIIGVFLFNGRTIPGLSLDIYTIVVGSIFVGAIIDYVVKKFDGEKTLEDLDSCYQGMAEAFKGVVMLLVAAGVFAQGLMSIGAIDNLIGLAESAGAGGIALMLILTGLTVAAAIATGSGNAPFYAFVELAPSLAAKMGLNPAFLIIPMLQASNLGRTISPVSGVIVATSGMGKISPFEVVKRTSVPVICGLITVIFGTLVLVPMAA, encoded by the coding sequence ATGCTAGAGCTCTTGATCGGATTAGTGATTACCATCGCTGTTGGTTACTTTATTGTGAAAGGCTATAAAGCAGCGGGTGTATTATTAACTGCTGGCCTTGCCCTACTTCTTATTACTGGCCTTGTTGGTCACACAGTTTTACCAGCTAAGGTAGCTTCAACAGGTAACATGGTTACCGACGCACTAGAATTCGTTAAGTACATGCTTCAATACCGCGGGGGCGGCCTAGGCATGCAAATCATGCTTCTGTGTGGTTTCGCTTCATACATGACTCATATCGGCGCGAACAACGTGGTAGTAAAGCAATTTTCTAAACCACTTGCAGCTATCAAGTCTCCCTATGTACTTCTTGTTGCGGCTTACATCGTAGCGTGTCTAATGTCGCTAGCAGTAAGTTCTGCAACAGGCCTTGGTGTTCTATTGATGGCGACCCTATTCCCAATGATGACAGCAATGGGTATTTCTCGCCCTGCTGCTGTCGCGGTTTGTGCTTCGCCTGCGGCAATTATCCTTTCACCAACGTCTGGTGATGTGGTTATTGCAGCTGAAAAATCAGGAATGTCTCTTGATGTGTTTGCCGTTCAAACGGTACTTCCAGTTTCTATTTGTGCAATCATCGTAATGGCTGCAGCCGCTTTCTTCTGGAACAAGTATCTGGATAAGAAAGAAAACACACCAATGGAAAAAGTAGATGTTTCTGACATTGAAACGACAGCACCCGCTTTCTACGCTGCGTTGCCATTCCTGCCTATCATCGGTGTATTCCTATTTAACGGCCGTACAATTCCAGGCCTGTCACTTGATATCTACACCATCGTAGTGGGCTCTATCTTCGTGGGCGCAATCATCGATTACGTTGTGAAGAAGTTCGACGGCGAAAAAACGCTAGAAGATCTAGATTCTTGCTACCAAGGCATGGCAGAAGCATTCAAAGGCGTGGTAATGCTGTTGGTTGCGGCGGGCGTATTTGCTCAAGGTCTAATGTCTATCGGTGCGATTGATAACCTAATCGGTCTTGCTGAATCGGCAGGCGCAGGTGGTATCGCACTGATGCTAATCCTGACAGGTCTAACGGTTGCGGCTGCTATCGCGACAGGCTCTGGTAACGCGCCATTCTATGCATTCGTAGAGCTTGCTCCATCACTGGCAGCGAAAATGGGCTTGAACCCAGCGTTCCTAATCATCCCAATGCTTCAAGCATCGAACCTAGGTCGTACCATCTCGCCAGTATCTGGTGTAATTGTAGCGACTTCTGGTATGGGTAAAATCAGCCCATTTGAAGTCGTAAAACGTACATCTGTCCCAGTAATCTGTGGTCTTATCACAGTTATCTTCGGTACGCTTGTTCTAGTACCAATGGCAGCTTAA